The Mastomys coucha isolate ucsf_1 unplaced genomic scaffold, UCSF_Mcou_1 pScaffold11, whole genome shotgun sequence genome includes a window with the following:
- the Tmbim6 gene encoding bax inhibitor 1 produces the protein MNIFDRKINFDALLKFSHITPSTQQHLKKVYASFALCMFVAAAGAYVHVVTHFIQAGLLSALGSLALMVWLMATPHSHETEHKRLGLLAGFAFLTGVGLGPALELCIAVNPSILPTAFMGTAMIFTCFSLSALYARRRSYLFLGGILMSAMSLMFLSSLGNLFFGSIWLFQANLYVGLLVMCGFVLFDTQLIIEKAENGDKDYIWHCIDLFLDFVTLFRKLMLILAFNEKDKKKEKK, from the exons ATGAATATATTTGATCGGAAGATCAACTTTGATGCCCTCTTAAAATTTTCCCACAT AACTCCCTCGACACAGCAGCACCTGAAGAAGGTCTATGCCAGTTTTGCACTATGTATGTTTGTGGCGGCGGCAGGAGCCTATGTCCATGTGGTCACACACTTCATCCAG GCTGGCCTGCTCTCCGCCCTGGGCTCCTTGGCCTTGATGGTTTGGCTGATGGCAACCCCTCACAGCCATGAGACAGAGCACAAGAGGCTGGGACTTCTCGCTGGCTTCGCCTTCCTGACAG GAGTTGGCCTGGGACCTGCTCTGGAGCTGTGCATTGCCGTCAACCCCAG CATCCTCCCCACGGCCTTCATGGGCACGGCCATGATCTTCACCTGCTTTAGCCTGAGTGCCCTCTACGCCAGGCGCCGGAGCTACCTGTTTTTGGGAG GGATCTTGATGTCAGCCATGAGCCTCATGTTCTTGTCCTCTCTGGGGAACCTTTTCTTTGGATCCATTTGGCTGTTCCAG GCAAACCTGTACGTGGGGCTGCTGGTCATGTGCGGCTTCGTGCTCTTTGATACTCAGCTCATTATTGAAAAGGCTGAAAATGGAGATAAAGATTACATCTG GCACTGCATTGACCTCTTCCTAGATTTCGTTACACTCTTCAGGAAGCTCATGCTCATCCTGGCTTTCAATGAGAAG gacaagaagaaagagaagaagtga